DNA sequence from the Cystobacter ferrugineus genome:
GACGGTTGGAGCGTGTCCTTCCAGTCCCGGCTGGGCCGCACACCCTGGGTGAGCCCGTATACGGACCTGGTGCTGCCGGAACTGGCGGCGCGCGGCATCAAGCGGCTGGCGGTGATGTGCCCCGCCTTCGTCGCCGACTGTCTGGAGACCGTGGAAGAGGTGGGCGTGCGCGAGAAGGAGCGCTTCCTCGCCAGCGGTGGGGAGTCGCTCACGCTCGTGCCCTCGCTCAACGCCCACCCGGCCTGGGTGGATGCCGTGGTGCGGCTCGTGCGCGAGTCGGCGGCGACTACTTCGTCGCCTGCCGTTGCAGCAGCTCCGCTGGTACCGGCTCCACCGGCTTGAGGCTCAGCACGCGCTCGCCCGCCGGCATGCCGGGCAGGGTGAGTCCGTTGGTGCGCGTGGTCATCCGGGCCTCCCAGGAGCGCCACCGGCCCGCCTTCACGAGGAACTCCCCCCGGCCGCTCACCCGCACCTCGGCGGACAGCTCCGGCAGGGGCTCGGGGGCCTTGGCGGCCGCGGCCTTGCCGCGCGCGTTCTTCTTCACGGAGATGGGCGCGTTCTCGTGCGCGTGGGAGTGCGCGCGCCGTTTGCCCTTGGGCCGGCCCTGGTTGCCGGTGACGCTCTCGAACAGCTCGTATTCGAGCGTCGCCACCTGCTCGCCGTCCGCCAGGGGCGTGAGCGCGGTGAGCTTCACCTCGCTCTTGTGCTGGGTGTTCTTCTGCCGGAAGCCCGCGGGCAGGTCGTTCATGTCCACCAGGTCCGTCGCCAGGAGCCAGGCGGAGCCCGGGCCCACGGGATCCACGGGCAGCTCCAGCACCATCACCGCCAGGTTGCGCATCGCTCCGGACAGCCCCTCCAGCACGAAGCCGCGCTCGCTCATCTTGCCCTGTTGAGTCTCCCCGGCCGGTGCCTCCGGGATGAGGGAGAAGGGCAGGGCGCCCGCGGTGGGCGTGCTCCCGCGCAGCAGGAAGAAGGTGGAGCTCTGGGCAACGGGGGCGGCGGAGCTTTCCTCGGGGGGCGGGGGCGCGCCGCGCTTGCGGCTCTTCTTGGTGGCGCGGGTCTTCTTCTTGCCCGCGGCCGAAGACTTGGGCGCGGGGGCGGAGCCGGGGGCGGCGGACAGGGTGAGCTGGTAGGCGGTGGGCGCGTCGAGCTTCCAGCGCAGCAGCACCTTGGAGGGGTCCACCGGAGCCGGCGGCGCGGGAGTGGGCGCGGGGGCGGGAGCCTGGGAGGGCGGGGGCAGGTTGACGGGCGCGCCGCGAGGGCGGCCGATGGGCTCGAGCCCGCCCACGGACTCTTCCTTCTTGCAGGCGGAGATCAGGCAGAAGGCGGCGAGCAGGCCAACGAGGCGCCGGTTCACGGGGGCTGGCTCCTGGGGGAGGGCGGCGAGGGGACTCCGGAAGTGGAGCCCCGCGCACTCTACGGCAGTGTGTCCGGAGCCTGAAATCGGCGTCCGGGGCGGGGTGCTACTCGCCTGGAGTCCGAGGCGCTGCGGCGCGGTTCAACCGGTCCCTCACGGCGAGGCCCAGGCCCTCGGCCCGGGGCAGGCAGGCCACGAGCACGTCATGGCCCTGCTCGTCCGCCTCGCGCAGCCGCGTGTACAGGACGCGTGCCGCCGCGGAGGGCTCTTCCGGGACGTCATAGCGGGGGATGCCGGGGGGAAGCGCCAGGCCCGGCGGGCCCAGCACGCCCACGCGCTGGCCCCGGGCGCGCAGGGACTCCACGCGCGCGGCGGCCTCCGAGGGCTCGGCGAGGACGACGCCCGCCCGGGGCGCGTAGTGCGAGGCGAGGCTGCCCGAGACGCGCACCGTGGACGAGACGCGCACCGGCACCGGTCGCCCGAGGACGCGCGAGAGCTCCTCCACCGCGAGGCCCCCGGGGCGCAGCACCGCGGGCTCCCCCTGGCTCAGGTCGACGATGGTGGACTCCACGCCCACCGTGCACGGGCCGCCGTCGAGCACCAGGTCCACGTCCGCGCCGAGGTCCGCCCGGACGTGCTCGGCGGTGGTGGGGCTCACCCGGCCGAAACGGTTGGCGCTCGGCGCGGCCACGCCCCCGCCGAGGGCCTCCAGCACCGCGCGGGCGAGGGGGTGGTGGGGGACGCGCAGGGCCACCGTGTCCTGTCCGCCCGTCACCGCGTCCGTGGCGCGAGGGGAGCGGGGCAGCACGAGGGTGAGGGGGCCGGGCCAGAAGGCCTCGGCGAGGCGCCAGGCGTCCTCGGGGACGTGACGGGCCCAGGAGGAGAGCGCCTGGGCCTCGGCCACGTGGACGATGAGCGGGTGGGTGGCGGGGCGGCCCTTGATGGCGAAGACGCGGCGCACGGCCAGCTCGTCCTCGGCGTTGGCGGCGAGGCCGTAGACGGTTTCCGTTGGCAAGGCGATGACACCGCCGCGCCGCAGCAATTCCACTGCCCGTATGAGGAGGTCCGAGGTAAGCATTCCTATGGGGCGCAATGTGGCCCCCGGAGGGGACGATGGGCAAGTCGCAGGTGTTCGAGGCGCGCAGTCAGGTGCCGGTGAGTGCGGAGGAGCTCTTCGCCTGGCACGCGCGCGAGGGGGCCTTCCAGCGCCTGACACCTCCCTGGGAGCCCGTCGAGGTGGTGTCCCAACACGGCGAGGGCATCCACGAGGGGACGCGCATCCAGTTGCGCATGCGGTTGGGGCCGCTGTCGCTGCCCTACACGGCGCGGCACACCCGCTATGTGCCCGGCTCGCTCTTCCAGGACGTGCAGGAGTCGGGGCCCTTCTCGCGCTGGGTGCACACGCACCGGATGTGGAACGAGGCCGCGGGCGGCTCGGTGCTGGAGGACGAGGTGGAGTACGCGCTGCCAGTGGGGGTGCTCGGGAGGGTGGCGGGTGGCGGCTACGCGCGGTACCGGCTGGAGCGGATGTTCGCCTACCGCCACGCGGTGACGCGCGCGGATGTCCGGAGGCACGCGGCCTTCGCGGGGGAGCCCCGGCTGACGGTGGCGCTCAGTGGTGCGTCGGGACTGGTGGGCAGCGCGCTCAGGCCCTTCCTCACGACGGGAGGCCACCGGGTGCGGCGGCTGGTGCGGGGCCAGCCCGAGGCGGGGGACATCGCCTTCGCGCCCGGACTCGGGGAGATGGACGTGGCGGCGCTGGAGGGAGTGGACGCGGTGGTGCACCTGGCCGGAGCGCCCATCGCCGAGGGGCGGTGGACGCCCGAGCGCAAGGAGCTCATCCGCCGCAGCCGGGTGGAGGGCACGCGGGTGTTGTGCGAGTCGCTCGCGCGGCTGGCGCGTCCTCCGCGC
Encoded proteins:
- a CDS encoding TIGR01777 family oxidoreductase, whose amino-acid sequence is MGKSQVFEARSQVPVSAEELFAWHAREGAFQRLTPPWEPVEVVSQHGEGIHEGTRIQLRMRLGPLSLPYTARHTRYVPGSLFQDVQESGPFSRWVHTHRMWNEAAGGSVLEDEVEYALPVGVLGRVAGGGYARYRLERMFAYRHAVTRADVRRHAAFAGEPRLTVALSGASGLVGSALRPFLTTGGHRVRRLVRGQPEAGDIAFAPGLGEMDVAALEGVDAVVHLAGAPIAEGRWTPERKELIRRSRVEGTRVLCESLARLARPPRVLVSASAVGFYGGRGDEELSEPSAPGTGFLADVTREWEAATAPAEAAGIRVVHLRLGVVLGASGGALAKMLPAFQAGAGGRIGTGQQWMSWVSLEDVLGLVNFALFTPELRGAVNAVAPTPVRQEEFARTLGRVLLRPTVVPLPGAAVRALFGEMGEATLLEGARVLPRVAVRQGFSFLHPTLEETLRFTLGETTEGPRFRHG
- a CDS encoding L-threonylcarbamoyladenylate synthase — protein: MLTSDLLIRAVELLRRGGVIALPTETVYGLAANAEDELAVRRVFAIKGRPATHPLIVHVAEAQALSSWARHVPEDAWRLAEAFWPGPLTLVLPRSPRATDAVTGGQDTVALRVPHHPLARAVLEALGGGVAAPSANRFGRVSPTTAEHVRADLGADVDLVLDGGPCTVGVESTIVDLSQGEPAVLRPGGLAVEELSRVLGRPVPVRVSSTVRVSGSLASHYAPRAGVVLAEPSEAAARVESLRARGQRVGVLGPPGLALPPGIPRYDVPEEPSAAARVLYTRLREADEQGHDVLVACLPRAEGLGLAVRDRLNRAAAPRTPGE